One window from the genome of Deinococcus reticulitermitis encodes:
- a CDS encoding endonuclease III — translation MHAKLRAAYGERPLQPRREPLHELISTILSQRTTARDEEAAYQELRQLGDWDAIIAAPVGAVAHAIRRSNYPEQKAPRIQETLRRIRDAPGGYDLDFLQDLPVKDALKWLTDLPGVGVKTASLVLLFNYARPVFPVDTHVHRINTRVGTIARMGEPAAHRALLALLPPEPPLLYELHVNLLRHGQQICTWSAPRCSQCILRERCDAYATYGDRVPSFSEKG, via the coding sequence ATGCACGCCAAGCTGCGCGCGGCCTATGGCGAGCGCCCCCTCCAACCCCGGCGCGAGCCGCTCCACGAGCTGATCTCCACCATCCTCTCGCAGCGCACCACCGCGCGCGACGAGGAAGCGGCGTACCAGGAACTCCGTCAGCTCGGCGACTGGGACGCGATCATCGCCGCGCCGGTGGGGGCGGTGGCGCACGCGATTCGCCGCAGCAACTACCCGGAACAGAAGGCCCCGCGCATTCAGGAGACGCTGCGGCGCATCCGTGACGCGCCGGGCGGCTATGACCTCGATTTCCTGCAAGACCTGCCGGTAAAGGACGCGCTGAAGTGGCTCACTGACCTTCCCGGCGTTGGGGTGAAAACCGCCAGCCTCGTTCTGCTGTTCAACTACGCCCGCCCCGTCTTTCCGGTCGACACCCACGTTCACCGCATCAACACGCGGGTCGGGACCATCGCGCGCATGGGGGAGCCGGCCGCCCACCGCGCCCTGCTCGCGCTGCTGCCGCCCGAGCCGCCGCTGCTGTACGAGCTCCACGTCAACCTGCTGCGGCACGGGCAACAGATCTGCACCTGGTCCGCCCCCCGGTGCTCCCAGTGCATCCTGCGTGAGCGCTGCGACGCCTACGCCACCTATGGCGACCGCGTGCCGAGTTTCAGCGAGAAGGGGTAA
- a CDS encoding LptF/LptG family permease, whose translation MKLFERYVFAEILPPLLGALSVVILLFLLVALEDVIGPLLAKGASPLLVARLLALSVPEALSRALPIGLMFATLLGLSRLASDSEIKGALAGGVAVTRLMRPVLLLALAVTALSFLIGEGLRPKAYSEGLKVRQEIVFDNPRVIGLGEAGENGSTLVLTDALNRAISVGEVRPGGELRDLRIVAMQAGLAPREVITARSGTLRPGSNVLELRDGQRVTYQNARPVTVLTFERGRLPVQDVQANFAGQSPKPAAQASNLSIGELWRRTALYRAQQVPAPAEFLAFHRKFAEPLAALALAFFAVCLAVYSFRGSLNLGFTWAILLAFAYYATWSTFRIMGENAALPPVVAAYAPDLIAVVAGLFLLWRSARR comes from the coding sequence ATGAAACTGTTCGAGCGCTACGTCTTCGCCGAGATCCTGCCGCCGCTGCTCGGGGCGCTGAGTGTGGTGATCTTGCTGTTTCTGCTCGTGGCCCTCGAGGACGTGATCGGGCCGCTGCTCGCCAAGGGTGCGAGCCCGCTGCTCGTGGCGCGGCTGCTCGCGCTGAGCGTGCCTGAAGCTTTGTCGCGGGCGCTTCCCATCGGCCTGATGTTCGCCACGCTGCTCGGGCTCTCGCGCCTCGCGTCGGACTCAGAGATCAAGGGGGCGCTGGCCGGGGGCGTCGCGGTCACGCGGCTGATGCGGCCCGTACTGCTGCTCGCCCTGGCCGTCACCGCGCTGTCGTTCCTGATCGGTGAGGGATTGCGCCCGAAGGCCTACAGCGAGGGCCTCAAGGTCCGGCAGGAGATCGTCTTCGACAACCCGCGCGTCATCGGGCTGGGAGAGGCGGGCGAGAACGGCTCGACGCTGGTGCTGACCGACGCCCTGAACCGCGCGATCAGCGTGGGCGAGGTGCGGCCGGGCGGCGAACTGCGCGATCTGAGGATCGTGGCGATGCAGGCGGGGCTCGCGCCGCGCGAGGTGATCACGGCCCGGTCGGGGACCCTGCGGCCCGGCAGCAACGTGCTCGAACTGCGCGACGGCCAGCGGGTGACCTACCAGAACGCGCGCCCGGTCACGGTTCTGACCTTCGAGCGTGGCCGGTTGCCGGTGCAGGACGTGCAGGCCAACTTCGCCGGCCAGTCACCCAAGCCCGCGGCTCAGGCGAGCAACCTCTCCATCGGCGAGCTGTGGCGGCGCACGGCGCTCTACCGCGCGCAGCAGGTGCCGGCCCCGGCCGAATTTCTCGCCTTCCACCGCAAGTTCGCCGAGCCGCTCGCGGCCCTCGCGCTCGCCTTTTTCGCGGTCTGCCTCGCGGTGTACTCCTTCCGGGGCAGCCTGAACCTCGGTTTCACGTGGGCGATTCTGCTCGCGTTTGCCTACTACGCCACCTGGAGCACCTTCCGCATCATGGGGGAAAACGCCGCGTTGCCGCCGGTGGTGGCCGCCTACGCGCCGGACCTGATCGCGGTGGTGGCGGGGCTGTTCCTGCTGTGGCGCTCGGCCCGGCGCTGA
- a CDS encoding CinA family nicotinamide mononucleotide deamidase-related protein, translated as MLLAEIISVGTELVFGEIVDSNAAFLARELGARGVTLRRKTVLGDNLERVTEGVRLALSRADLVLLGGGLGPTDDDLTREAIAAALGETPSEDPELIAWLRGLYGARGRVMPELNRKQAWLIPSADALPNPVGTAPGWFVRPGGEWAGKLIVALPGPPREMQRMWREQVLPRLPLPSRALVHTTIHTQGIGESNVAELLGDLTRQANPSVATYARRTGVDLRIAASADSEAAARALLAPVLAMVREKVARWTWGEDGDTLAGAVTAALRGRKLGVIEAGSGGTLCTLLADEPSFYDAAVTQNHARLITLGLTPVTLRDAGLVSEQAARELAAGARVHLASDVGLSVVVAAQGEGAGQAYAALDTGDTQQVSAVNWPGDPAQIRERAAVAALVLAHRALRPGGGEA; from the coding sequence ATGTTGCTAGCAGAAATCATCAGCGTGGGGACGGAGCTGGTGTTCGGGGAGATCGTGGACAGTAACGCCGCCTTTCTGGCCCGCGAACTCGGAGCGCGGGGGGTCACGCTGCGGCGCAAGACCGTGCTGGGTGACAACCTGGAGCGCGTGACCGAAGGCGTGCGCCTCGCGCTGTCGCGTGCCGACCTCGTGCTGCTCGGCGGCGGCCTTGGTCCCACCGATGACGACCTCACGCGTGAGGCGATCGCCGCCGCGCTGGGGGAGACACCCTCGGAGGACCCGGAGCTGATCGCGTGGCTGCGCGGCCTGTACGGGGCGCGTGGGCGGGTGATGCCGGAACTCAACCGCAAGCAGGCGTGGCTGATCCCGAGTGCCGATGCGCTGCCCAATCCGGTCGGCACCGCGCCGGGTTGGTTCGTGCGTCCGGGCGGTGAGTGGGCCGGCAAGCTGATCGTGGCGCTGCCGGGGCCGCCGCGCGAGATGCAGCGGATGTGGCGCGAGCAGGTCCTGCCCCGCCTGCCGCTGCCGAGCCGTGCCCTCGTTCACACCACCATTCACACCCAGGGCATCGGTGAGAGCAATGTCGCCGAGCTGCTGGGCGACCTCACCCGGCAGGCCAACCCGAGCGTGGCGACCTACGCCCGGCGCACCGGGGTGGACCTCCGGATCGCGGCTTCGGCAGATAGCGAGGCCGCTGCCCGCGCCCTGCTCGCGCCTGTGCTGGCAATGGTTCGGGAAAAGGTCGCCCGCTGGACCTGGGGCGAGGACGGCGATACCCTCGCCGGCGCGGTCACGGCGGCGCTGAGGGGGCGCAAGCTCGGGGTGATCGAGGCCGGAAGTGGCGGCACGCTGTGCACGCTTCTCGCCGACGAGCCGAGCTTCTACGACGCCGCCGTGACCCAAAACCATGCCCGCTTGATCACACTCGGCCTGACCCCGGTGACCCTACGCGACGCCGGCCTCGTCAGTGAACAGGCGGCGCGCGAACTCGCCGCCGGCGCGCGCGTGCACCTCGCCTCCGACGTGGGGCTGAGTGTGGTGGTCGCGGCGCAGGGTGAGGGAGCGGGTCAGGCCTACGCCGCGCTCGACACAGGCGACACGCAGCAGGTCAGTGCCGTGAACTGGCCGGGTGACCCGGCGCAGATCCGTGAGCGGGCCGCGGTGGCCGCACTCGTACTCGCCCACCGGGCGCTGCGCCCGGGCGGGGGGGAAGCGTGA
- a CDS encoding LptF/LptG family permease, with the protein MYAAGLALMFALQLADTLSSTVGQAFAYDASFSEATAAFFAILPTILNRSLVLAVPFAILLGLSRLQHDSEVKALLAAGVRPLGLVWPLLLPFSIVGLLAFWNAASVAPAGLDRWDRTWYGIIGLSAPIPTRTNYTYAPPGALYYAGQVTGQPAQGTQPAQGTQSGARTAQLAGVMVQREGTIYTANSGVWDAGARTWTLDAPWVTTPGQPPRQELRPLTFAQTDTLQPPPPEAKKVSNALLRRELAGTALTPQQRREYVYTLASRYADPFTPVAFALAAGALGLILRHRAAAMAGVIVFLASFYAVWFTMPKLASAGAVDPTLAAWIPSLLFAGLGLALAWRVNR; encoded by the coding sequence ATGTACGCGGCGGGACTCGCCCTGATGTTCGCCCTGCAGCTCGCCGACACCCTGAGCAGCACGGTGGGGCAGGCGTTTGCCTACGACGCGTCTTTCTCCGAGGCGACCGCCGCGTTTTTTGCCATCTTGCCGACCATCCTCAACCGTTCGCTGGTGCTGGCCGTTCCCTTCGCGATTTTGCTCGGGCTCTCGCGGCTTCAGCACGACTCGGAGGTCAAGGCGCTGCTCGCGGCGGGGGTCAGGCCGCTGGGGCTGGTGTGGCCGCTGCTGCTGCCTTTTTCGATCGTGGGCCTCCTCGCTTTCTGGAACGCGGCGAGCGTCGCGCCGGCAGGTCTCGACCGCTGGGACCGGACGTGGTACGGCATCATCGGCCTCTCGGCGCCGATTCCCACCCGCACCAACTACACCTACGCGCCGCCCGGAGCGCTCTACTACGCGGGACAGGTGACCGGCCAGCCGGCTCAGGGAACACAGCCAGCCCAGGGCACCCAGTCAGGTGCCCGCACCGCGCAGCTGGCCGGGGTGATGGTGCAGCGGGAAGGCACGATCTACACGGCCAATTCCGGAGTCTGGGACGCGGGCGCGCGTACCTGGACGCTCGACGCCCCGTGGGTCACCACCCCGGGCCAGCCCCCGCGCCAGGAACTGCGCCCGCTCACCTTTGCGCAGACGGACACCTTGCAGCCGCCGCCGCCCGAGGCGAAGAAAGTCAGCAATGCGCTGCTGCGGCGCGAACTCGCCGGCACTGCCCTGACCCCGCAGCAGCGCCGTGAGTACGTCTATACCCTCGCCTCGCGCTACGCCGATCCCTTTACCCCCGTCGCCTTCGCGCTCGCGGCGGGCGCCCTGGGCCTGATCCTGCGCCACCGCGCCGCCGCGATGGCCGGGGTAATCGTGTTTCTCGCCAGTTTCTACGCGGTCTGGTTCACCATGCCCAAGCTCGCCTCGGCGGGGGCAGTCGATCCCACGCTCGCCGCCTGGATTCCCAGCCTGCTGTTCGCGGGGCTCGGGCTCGCGCTCGCGTGGCGGGTGAACCGATGA
- a CDS encoding DinB family protein, with protein sequence MNVREYYAYLSAAREQLWNFVRALPADDLGRDLIASGERFHNVKDLLLHVIDVEDHWIHAVALGAGVQGEGRYAHDWVRPRAEGYDLGWIIDYGREVERRTWALLDSGAGLSRPVKLVQDDPASDTVTLDQLLWHVMTHEVRHTAQVTLLIRQLGHTPPWLDYLRFVRPTVSVAQGRDADLEEAGPEDPLPEDSQPAG encoded by the coding sequence ATGAACGTGCGCGAGTACTATGCCTACCTGTCTGCCGCCCGCGAGCAGCTCTGGAACTTCGTACGCGCGCTGCCCGCCGACGACCTCGGGCGCGACCTGATTGCGAGTGGCGAGCGCTTCCACAACGTCAAGGACCTGCTGCTGCACGTGATCGATGTCGAGGACCACTGGATCCACGCCGTCGCGCTCGGGGCCGGCGTGCAGGGCGAGGGCCGTTACGCCCACGACTGGGTGCGCCCGCGCGCCGAGGGCTACGACCTGGGCTGGATCATCGACTACGGGCGTGAGGTCGAGCGCCGCACCTGGGCGCTGCTGGACAGCGGCGCGGGCTTAAGCCGCCCGGTCAAGCTCGTGCAAGACGACCCGGCGAGCGACACGGTCACCCTCGATCAGCTGCTGTGGCACGTGATGACCCACGAGGTCCGCCACACCGCGCAGGTCACGCTGCTGATCCGGCAGCTCGGGCACACGCCGCCGTGGCTCGATTACCTCCGCTTCGTGCGCCCCACCGTGAGCGTCGCCCAGGGCCGTGACGCCGACCTCGAAGAGGCGGGTCCAGAAGACCCGCTGCCTGAAGATTCTCAGCCGGCGGGCTGA
- a CDS encoding tRNA dihydrouridine synthase, whose amino-acid sequence MATPSATDFPPTATGGFYARRLMRPGAVLAPMAGYSDAPMRQLAAEQGALWTVSEMISARGLVLGSEQESLHLGRPYPGEQGRVVQLFGADPDVLARAVALSEAWFSPAALDLNLGCPVPKVRGKGGACLLQTPDVAYTLVRAMRAATGLDVSAKIRLGWDENRSVEIAQGLSEAGAAVITVHGRTSAQRYTGEADWDAIGRVAAAVPTPVIGSGDVLTPEQARTRRRQSGVAAVMIGRGAVGNPWLFRALASGDDALPSAPERAQMAWRHAQLQHHFYTTPHRRDPARLHVASMRPLRKVLPRYLPDHPELHPALQQVEALEDVHCALTPLLGSPAPAGVGAFTDLGISPRMPERANAYAGEQS is encoded by the coding sequence ATGGCGACCCCCTCGGCAACCGATTTTCCCCCCACAGCCACCGGGGGCTTCTACGCGCGGCGACTGATGCGCCCCGGCGCGGTGCTCGCCCCGATGGCGGGCTACAGCGACGCTCCGATGCGCCAGCTCGCTGCCGAGCAGGGCGCGCTGTGGACCGTGAGCGAGATGATCAGCGCCCGCGGGCTCGTGCTGGGCAGCGAGCAGGAGAGCCTGCACCTGGGCCGCCCGTACCCCGGCGAGCAGGGTCGGGTGGTGCAGCTGTTCGGGGCCGACCCCGACGTACTCGCGCGGGCCGTCGCCCTGAGTGAAGCGTGGTTTTCACCCGCCGCCCTCGACCTGAACCTGGGCTGCCCGGTGCCCAAGGTGCGCGGCAAGGGCGGGGCCTGCTTGCTGCAAACCCCGGACGTCGCCTACACGCTCGTGCGGGCGATGCGCGCCGCCACAGGGCTCGACGTGAGTGCCAAGATCCGGCTCGGCTGGGATGAAAACCGCAGCGTCGAGATCGCGCAGGGACTGAGCGAGGCGGGGGCCGCGGTGATCACCGTGCATGGCCGCACAAGCGCGCAGCGCTATACGGGAGAGGCCGATTGGGACGCGATCGGGCGGGTGGCCGCCGCCGTACCGACCCCCGTGATCGGCAGCGGGGACGTGCTCACGCCGGAGCAGGCGCGCACCCGGCGGCGCCAGAGTGGGGTGGCCGCCGTGATGATCGGGCGCGGAGCCGTGGGCAACCCCTGGCTCTTCCGTGCCCTGGCGAGCGGCGACGACGCGCTGCCATCGGCTCCTGAACGGGCGCAGATGGCGTGGCGGCACGCGCAGCTTCAGCACCATTTCTACACCACCCCCCACCGCCGTGACCCGGCGCGGCTGCACGTCGCCTCCATGCGGCCGCTGCGCAAGGTCTTGCCCCGCTACCTCCCCGACCACCCGGAGCTCCACCCCGCCTTGCAGCAGGTGGAGGCCCTGGAGGACGTACACTGCGCCCTCACCCCACTGCTGGGGTCACCTGCGCCGGCAGGCGTTGGAGCCTTTACAGATCTGGGGATCTCCCCCAGGATGCCGGAGCGCGCGAACGCCTATGCTGGAGAGCAGTCATGA
- the def gene encoding peptide deformylase, producing MTAPDAPPTLPPFGIKPRLYPMRLYGDPVLRRKAKPLAATDLLTVPGFQPQTVREVADAMLETMFEQRGVGLAAPQIGLPVRLFVAVEYADDEEEHEGQDKPLRSRVLREYVMLNPVIRPLNKKKDRSYQEGCLSIPGIYEEGVARARQVRIDYTDLEGQPRSLEAEDYLARVFQHELDHLDGVLFLDRLPDDVTSDHRAELLKIQQAAKTYLTELTAWEKRTH from the coding sequence GTGACTGCGCCCGACGCTCCTCCTACCCTCCCCCCATTCGGCATCAAGCCCCGGCTTTACCCCATGCGGCTCTACGGCGACCCGGTGCTGCGGCGCAAAGCCAAACCGCTGGCGGCCACCGACCTGCTCACCGTGCCCGGCTTTCAGCCCCAGACGGTGCGCGAGGTGGCGGACGCGATGCTGGAAACGATGTTCGAGCAGCGCGGGGTGGGACTCGCGGCGCCGCAGATCGGGCTGCCGGTGCGGCTCTTTGTGGCCGTGGAATACGCCGACGACGAGGAGGAGCATGAGGGCCAGGACAAGCCGCTGCGCTCGCGGGTGCTGCGCGAGTACGTGATGCTCAATCCGGTGATTCGGCCCCTGAACAAGAAAAAGGACCGGTCCTATCAGGAAGGCTGCCTGAGCATCCCCGGCATCTACGAGGAGGGGGTGGCGCGTGCCCGGCAGGTCCGCATCGACTACACCGACCTCGAGGGCCAGCCCCGGAGCCTGGAGGCCGAGGACTACCTCGCGCGCGTCTTTCAGCACGAACTCGACCACCTTGACGGCGTGCTGTTCCTCGACCGGCTGCCCGACGACGTGACGAGCGACCACCGCGCCGAGCTGCTGAAGATTCAGCAGGCTGCCAAGACCTACCTCACGGAATTGACGGCCTGGGAAAAGAGGACCCATTGA
- the thpR gene encoding RNA 2',3'-cyclic phosphodiesterase produces MKPELRAAPAAVRPASGRRERRPPTGNGPSSLRLFYALKVPPEIAAPLAEAQRGLKGNWRAVRPEQLHVTLSYLPTVAPDRVEELRRLGQRLVRDRPPLALRLRGTGYFPNEGSPRVWFVKVEADGLTELAEELRAAVRALGVETDDLPFKAHITLARKKGPAPRVPPLLFETGWTAPSLTLYRSVLRKTGPIYEVQSTFRFQRPTAPPGPSAPTPSETDPAPGAQEPA; encoded by the coding sequence GTGAAGCCGGAACTCAGGGCCGCGCCGGCCGCCGTCCGCCCCGCCTCAGGGCGCAGGGAGCGGCGCCCGCCCACCGGAAACGGTCCCTCTTCCCTGCGGCTGTTCTACGCCCTGAAGGTACCGCCCGAGATCGCCGCGCCGCTCGCCGAGGCGCAGCGGGGCTTGAAGGGCAACTGGCGGGCGGTGCGACCGGAGCAACTTCACGTCACACTCTCCTACCTGCCGACGGTGGCGCCTGACCGGGTGGAGGAATTGCGGCGCCTCGGGCAGCGGCTCGTGCGCGACCGTCCCCCGCTGGCGCTCAGGCTGCGCGGCACCGGCTACTTTCCCAACGAGGGCAGTCCGCGCGTGTGGTTCGTCAAGGTGGAAGCGGACGGCCTGACCGAGCTTGCCGAAGAACTCAGAGCTGCCGTTCGGGCGCTGGGCGTCGAGACCGACGATCTGCCGTTCAAGGCCCACATCACCCTCGCCCGCAAAAAGGGTCCGGCGCCGCGCGTGCCTCCCCTGCTGTTCGAGACCGGCTGGACCGCGCCGAGCCTGACCCTTTACCGCTCGGTTCTGCGCAAGACCGGGCCGATCTATGAAGTCCAGAGCACCTTCCGATTCCAGCGGCCCACCGCGCCCCCTGGGCCTTCCGCCCCCACACCCTCTGAAACTGACCCCGCGCCCGGCGCACAGGAGCCTGCATGA
- a CDS encoding carbon-nitrogen hydrolase family protein: protein MTLLRVAAAAYPVSYLSSWDEYAAKLSGWVAEAAAQGAELLVFPEYAPLELVSLLPPELHHDVLGMRPALQVFLPGFLALHEQLAREHGVTLVAGSFPAARAGGYVNRAFVFGPQGPLGAQDKLLMTRFEAEEWCIDPGAGVEVFGAGGVRFGIAICYDSEFPHLARAQAERGAELIVVPSFTGSPAGFTRVRVGSMARALENQCYALHAPLIADAPWTYAVEDAVGRAAIYAPADDGLPADGMVAQLDWNAPGWLIQDLDFGLTRQVRGDGHVLNWRDREAAWERVEAARETA, encoded by the coding sequence ATGACCCTTCTGCGCGTGGCGGCGGCGGCCTATCCCGTTTCTTACCTCTCCTCCTGGGACGAGTACGCGGCCAAGCTGAGCGGCTGGGTGGCCGAGGCCGCCGCCCAGGGCGCCGAGCTGCTCGTCTTCCCCGAGTACGCCCCGCTCGAACTCGTCAGCCTGCTGCCCCCTGAGCTGCACCACGACGTGCTGGGCATGCGCCCCGCGCTGCAAGTGTTCCTGCCCGGCTTTCTCGCGCTGCATGAGCAGCTGGCGCGTGAGCACGGCGTGACGCTGGTGGCGGGGAGCTTTCCGGCGGCGCGGGCGGGCGGCTACGTCAACCGCGCCTTCGTGTTCGGGCCGCAGGGACCGCTCGGCGCGCAGGACAAGCTGCTGATGACCCGTTTCGAGGCCGAGGAATGGTGCATCGACCCCGGTGCGGGCGTGGAGGTGTTCGGGGCGGGTGGCGTGCGCTTCGGGATCGCAATCTGCTACGACTCGGAGTTTCCGCACCTCGCGCGCGCGCAGGCCGAGCGCGGCGCCGAGCTGATCGTGGTGCCGAGTTTCACCGGCTCGCCCGCCGGTTTCACGCGGGTGCGGGTCGGGAGCATGGCCCGCGCCCTTGAAAATCAGTGCTACGCGCTGCACGCGCCCCTGATCGCCGACGCTCCGTGGACCTACGCAGTGGAGGACGCCGTGGGCCGCGCAGCGATCTACGCGCCCGCCGACGATGGGCTGCCCGCCGACGGAATGGTCGCGCAGCTCGACTGGAACGCCCCCGGCTGGCTGATTCAGGACCTCGATTTTGGCCTGACCCGACAGGTGCGCGGAGACGGGCACGTCCTGAACTGGCGTGACCGGGAGGCCGCCTGGGAGCGGGTGGAGGCGGCCAGAGAGACGGCCTGA
- the fmt gene encoding methionyl-tRNA formyltransferase, giving the protein MRVAFFGSPAFALPVLDALRARFEVVLVVAQPDKPVGRGLKLTPPPVAAHAAELGLPLAQPRRLRGDATFAEALRASGADVAVTCAYGKILPGSLLRVPRHGFLNTHTSLLPKYRGAAPIQWALIRGETVTGTTIMQTDEGMDTGPVLLQREQPIAPDWTSIELSDALSRQAAALIVEALEGLDRLIPQPQDEAQATHAPLLVKEDGFVRWQDTPQEVVNRSRGVAAWPQTTAFLGGGRLKLSGLSVAEGSGAPGEVLRVDEGGLTVACAQGAVRLLSVQPEAKKAQPAAVWARAQGVERGARFDLWEPAPA; this is encoded by the coding sequence TTGAGGGTCGCTTTTTTCGGCTCGCCGGCCTTCGCGCTGCCGGTCCTGGACGCGCTGCGCGCCCGCTTCGAGGTGGTGCTCGTGGTGGCGCAGCCCGACAAGCCGGTGGGGCGTGGCCTGAAGCTCACGCCGCCTCCAGTGGCCGCCCACGCCGCCGAACTCGGCCTCCCGCTCGCCCAGCCCCGCAGGCTGCGCGGCGACGCGACTTTTGCTGAAGCGCTGCGTGCCAGCGGAGCCGACGTGGCCGTGACCTGCGCCTACGGCAAGATTCTGCCGGGCTCGCTGCTCCGTGTGCCGCGTCACGGCTTTCTGAACACCCATACCAGCCTGCTGCCGAAGTACCGGGGCGCGGCGCCGATTCAGTGGGCCTTGATTCGCGGCGAGACGGTCACTGGCACGACGATCATGCAGACCGACGAGGGCATGGACACCGGTCCGGTGCTCCTGCAACGCGAGCAGCCTATCGCGCCCGACTGGACGAGCATCGAACTCTCGGACGCCCTGAGCCGTCAGGCGGCGGCGCTGATCGTGGAGGCGCTGGAAGGTCTGGACCGGCTGATTCCCCAGCCCCAGGACGAGGCCCAGGCCACGCACGCGCCGCTGCTCGTGAAGGAGGACGGCTTCGTGCGCTGGCAGGACACGCCGCAGGAGGTGGTCAACCGCTCCCGGGGCGTGGCTGCCTGGCCGCAGACGACCGCCTTTCTGGGCGGGGGACGTCTCAAGCTGAGCGGCTTGAGCGTGGCCGAGGGGTCCGGGGCTCCCGGCGAGGTCCTGCGTGTGGACGAGGGCGGGCTGACCGTCGCTTGCGCTCAGGGGGCGGTGCGCCTGCTGAGCGTGCAGCCTGAGGCGAAAAAGGCGCAGCCGGCGGCGGTGTGGGCACGGGCGCAGGGGGTGGAGCGCGGCGCGCGCTTCGACCTGTGGGAACCAGCGCCGGCCTGA
- a CDS encoding GNAT family N-acetyltransferase yields MNRTLSFTPLTLISAPLLHGLYQDTPGYFQLLGGHVPTLGEVERDIETAHHDRRRHLELLHDPQGRLVGSVDYKTDYPDPGDLTINLLLIREDQQGRGWGKVAARQLERRYAPSKRRVLASVLGDNPRGAHFWERLGYRFALDARPAMTWYAKELTPPASRRTNLLAGA; encoded by the coding sequence TTGAACCGCACCCTTAGCTTTACGCCGCTCACCCTGATCTCTGCGCCCCTGCTCCATGGGCTCTACCAGGACACCCCGGGGTATTTCCAACTGCTTGGCGGGCATGTGCCCACCCTGGGCGAGGTCGAGCGTGACATCGAAACGGCGCACCACGACCGACGCCGGCACCTCGAACTGCTGCATGACCCCCAGGGGCGTCTGGTCGGCAGCGTCGACTACAAGACCGACTACCCCGATCCAGGGGACCTCACCATCAACCTGCTGCTGATCCGCGAGGACCAGCAGGGCCGCGGCTGGGGCAAGGTGGCCGCCCGGCAACTGGAGCGCCGCTACGCTCCGTCCAAACGCCGGGTGCTGGCCAGCGTGCTGGGCGACAACCCCCGCGGCGCCCATTTCTGGGAACGCCTTGGCTACCGCTTTGCCCTTGATGCCCGGCCCGCCATGACCTGGTATGCCAAGGAGCTGACGCCGCCCGCTTCTCGCCGCACCAACCTGCTCGCCGGCGCCTGA
- the recA gene encoding recombinase RecA: protein MSKDNPKEVTAPIDAKERQKAIDTAMSQIEKAFGKGSIMKLGAESKLDVQVVSTGSLSLDLALGVGGIPRGRVTEIYGPESGGKTTLALAIIAQAQKAGGTCAFIDAEHALDPVYARALGVNTDELLVSQPDNGEQALEIMELLVRSGAIDVVVIDSVAALTPRAEIEGDMGDSLPGLQARLMSQALRKLTAILSKTGTAAIFINQVREKIGVMYGNPETTTGGRALKFYASVRLDVRKIGQPVKVGNDAVANTVKVKTVKNKVAAPFKEVELTLVYGKGFDQLSDLVTLAADMDIIKKAGSFYSYGDERIGQGKEKAIAYIAERPEMEQEIRDRVLAAIRGGTAPEVPAAPAPELAEA from the coding sequence ATGAGCAAAGACAATCCCAAGGAAGTCACCGCCCCCATCGACGCCAAGGAGCGCCAGAAGGCCATCGACACGGCGATGAGTCAGATCGAGAAGGCGTTCGGCAAGGGCTCGATCATGAAGCTCGGTGCCGAGAGCAAACTCGACGTGCAGGTCGTGTCGACCGGCAGCCTGAGCCTCGACCTCGCTCTGGGGGTCGGCGGCATTCCGCGCGGGCGCGTGACCGAGATTTACGGTCCCGAATCGGGCGGCAAGACGACGCTCGCGCTCGCCATCATCGCGCAGGCGCAGAAAGCCGGCGGAACGTGCGCCTTTATCGATGCCGAGCATGCCCTCGACCCGGTGTACGCCCGCGCCCTGGGCGTGAATACCGATGAACTCCTCGTCTCGCAGCCAGACAACGGCGAGCAGGCGCTCGAGATCATGGAACTCCTCGTGCGTTCGGGCGCGATTGACGTGGTCGTGATCGACTCGGTGGCGGCCCTCACCCCGCGCGCCGAGATCGAGGGCGACATGGGCGACTCGCTCCCCGGCCTGCAGGCCCGCTTGATGTCGCAGGCGCTGCGTAAGCTCACTGCGATCCTCTCCAAAACCGGCACCGCCGCGATCTTCATCAACCAGGTGCGCGAGAAGATCGGCGTGATGTACGGCAACCCCGAGACGACCACGGGCGGGCGGGCGCTGAAGTTCTACGCCTCGGTCCGGCTCGACGTGCGCAAGATCGGGCAGCCGGTGAAGGTCGGCAACGACGCGGTGGCGAACACGGTCAAGGTCAAGACCGTCAAGAACAAGGTCGCCGCGCCCTTCAAGGAAGTTGAGCTGACCCTGGTGTACGGTAAGGGCTTCGATCAGCTCAGTGACCTCGTGACCCTCGCCGCCGACATGGACATCATCAAGAAGGCCGGTTCCTTCTACTCCTACGGCGACGAGCGCATCGGCCAGGGCAAGGAAAAGGCCATCGCCTACATCGCCGAGCGTCCCGAGATGGAGCAGGAGATCCGCGACCGTGTGCTGGCGGCGATCCGGGGCGGCACGGCCCCCGAAGTGCCAGCCGCCCCGGCCCCCGAACTCGCTGAAGCGTAA